From the Capnocytophaga sp. oral taxon 878 genome, the window GTTTTTGCTGAAATGGACAAGGAGGAGTCTTTTGCTGTTTTTGCTAAAAATGCTTTTAAAGCCTTGGAGATAGAGTATCCTAAATTCTTTAAAATGGATAATTTGAGTAAGCTTGCTTTTTTGGGGGCTGAGGTGTTGCTGGGAGGTGTAGGTGCTGAGGCAAGAGGTGATACTGCGTTGGTGTTTGCAAACCGAAGTGCGAGTTTGGACACTGACTTGAGGCACAGAGAGAGTATAGAGGGGAGTGAGGGGTATTACCCGAGTCCGGCGGTGTTTGTATATACATTGCCTAATATTTGTATGGGGGAGATAAGTATACGCCACGGGCTGCATACGGAGCAGAGCTTTTTTGTGTTGGGGAGTTATGAGCAGGCGGCTCCTTTTTTGGAGGGGTATGCCCAGCAGCTTATTGCACAGGGTGTTGCCCCACAGGTGCTTACGGCTTGGGTAGAGTTGCTTGGGGAGGAGTATGTGTTTGTGAGCAAATTGGTGCAGTAGAGAAATAAACTAACTATATAATAGGCCGGTGTACTTAGTTGTATACTGGCCTTTTTTTTAGGTAAGAGATAAGAGGTAAGAAGGGATGGGGGGAGGAAGTGTGTGCTGCAACTATTTTTGGTGAGATACTTGGCTGTGTATGCTTGCTGACTATCCTTCGCGACATACTTAGCTGTTCCAGCTCGCTAACTATCCTTCGTTTATAGTTCGTTTATCCTTCGTTATTCGTTCGTTCGGGGTAGGGGAGGGATGGAGGGAGAGAGAAAGGAGGGTGGAGGGTGAGAGAAAGGTAGTTAGAAAGAGGGTGGAGAGTGGGCGGAAATTGTTGGGATGGTGGGGGAAAATTATAAGAGGAGCGGGTGGGAGATGAGGGGCGGGAGGGAGGAGTAGAAGAGTGCCTAAGAGGGGGTGTTTTTAGGTGTTTCTTCATAAAAAGGCAAAGGGAAAAGAAAGGGAGAGTTTAAATTAATAGAAAATAGGTTTTTATATTTATCTAATAATCAAACAAGTAAGAAATTGATAAAAAAAAACTTGTTAAAAGATAGTGTCTATATCAAAAATTATTCATAATATTGACGGCTCAAATGAGCTTGTATAACCATTAAATGTGTTAAAAAAATGAGATTATTATTGTTTTTGATGGGCTTTTGGATGGCTTTGGGACAAGCCCAAAATGCGCCTATTACGCTTGATGCTATTTGGGGGCAAGGGGCTTTTTACCCGCAGCGTATGTATAACCTGCGTGCTTTGCAGCACTCGGCAGAGTATACTGTGTTGGAATACAA encodes:
- a CDS encoding 3-oxoacyl-ACP synthase → MTCRIEHHTIWLNDKVVFAEMDKEESFAVFAKNAFKALEIEYPKFFKMDNLSKLAFLGAEVLLGGVGAEARGDTALVFANRSASLDTDLRHRESIEGSEGYYPSPAVFVYTLPNICMGEISIRHGLHTEQSFFVLGSYEQAAPFLEGYAQQLIAQGVAPQVLTAWVELLGEEYVFVSKLVQ